A section of the Streptomyces sp. CG1 genome encodes:
- a CDS encoding NUDIX domain-containing protein, giving the protein MPYDPSAFPPFAVTVDLVVLTVRRHALCALAIRRGEPPFQGRWALPGGFVRADEDLTQAAARELAEETGLCAHDPSAPAQDNGAHLEQLATYGDPKRDPRMRVVSVAHLALAPDLPAPRAGGDASNARWAPVEELLEQGGYGRDGEPVAPLAFDHAQILADGVERARSKIEYSSLATAFCPSEFTVGELRRVYEAVWGVALDPRNFHRKVTGTPGFLVPTGGTTTRQGGRPAQLFRAGGATLLNPPMLRPEV; this is encoded by the coding sequence ATGCCCTACGACCCGTCAGCCTTTCCGCCCTTCGCCGTCACCGTGGACCTGGTCGTGCTGACCGTGCGTCGCCATGCCCTGTGCGCGCTGGCGATCCGCAGGGGCGAGCCCCCGTTCCAAGGGCGCTGGGCGCTGCCCGGCGGTTTCGTGCGGGCCGACGAGGACCTCACCCAGGCGGCGGCGCGCGAGCTGGCCGAGGAGACCGGGCTGTGCGCACACGACCCCTCGGCCCCGGCCCAGGACAACGGAGCCCACCTTGAACAGCTCGCCACGTATGGGGACCCCAAGCGGGACCCGCGGATGCGCGTGGTGAGCGTCGCACACCTCGCGCTCGCGCCGGACCTGCCCGCCCCGCGCGCGGGAGGCGACGCCAGCAACGCGCGCTGGGCCCCGGTCGAGGAACTGCTCGAGCAGGGCGGTTACGGCCGGGACGGCGAGCCCGTGGCACCGCTCGCCTTCGATCACGCCCAGATCCTCGCCGACGGCGTGGAGCGGGCCCGGTCCAAGATCGAGTACTCGTCGCTCGCGACCGCGTTCTGCCCGAGCGAGTTCACCGTCGGCGAGCTGCGCCGGGTGTACGAGGCGGTGTGGGGGGTGGCCCTCGACCCGCGGAACTTCCACCGCAAGGTCACCGGGACCCCCGGATTCCTCGTCCCCACCGGAGGGACGACCACGCGCCAGGGTGGCCGTCCGGCGCAGCTCTTCCGGGCCGGTGGCGCCACTCTGCTCAACCCCCCGATGCTGCGCCCCGAGGTCTGA
- a CDS encoding ATP-binding cassette domain-containing protein, producing MLQVIQAFGLTSNSRKANRPAVDDVSFEAHAGHVTVLLGGAGAGKTTVLRLMLELQQGRGITYFRGRPLHRIAHPSREVGVLLGDVPGHPARPVRGHLRMLCAASGVSVRRADEVLEAVGLVSLREERLGTLSRGMDRRLGLACALLSDPHTLVLDEPCDGLSAREAQWLHGALRAHADQGGTVLCTTADPKEAARIADRVVTLDRGRLVADQEGRDFARTRLRPRVAVRSPHAARLAALLTKEARTARRSVEVVREGGNRLSVYGSTTADVGETAFRNGILVHQLADETGDMGPGADTVPDGISPRATSAEPQYGPPTERDRSTPSSSPTEPETAVRDLPAAEPEATARGLPVGERRVAAHRLPVSGPEVAVRGPSAVESETAVRDLLAAQREAMARGHSAAESGMAVRGLSAMESGATVGGVPPAEPRPDVRGLPAVEPGAAGLAAAAQAVTGASALRSTVADADASAPDSPPSERALAASGRPSGEPGGTASTPSATERRAMPFGFSAEDRKSAVGDASAAQRAACSAPSDEEPPTGESPAGGRPQAADGDKPSLREAPNPRPEAEHPDGTPRVPSEGASRADAAPDADRAAHGGDNPDRGDAPGEGTEAVPAGMFAGTARTSAGADGAGTAEATTPANAEHDAVRPAKESQTSDTNTPATGISALRARLPGARNPRTRQPQTTGAARPDGIRSLDALSPLPPPISVRPAPSPLRPLRYEIRRATGIGVGFLTCGAVLVLSALTAVLLARLGHTPQERLFAAWPRELPLPPAALAAGLLGALAFGDEFRHPALAVDRGTVPRRLGLLTAKLLVSGATAVLLAFATMGCDAEVLYVVYGRDLTQVPADWLSMSVSWFGLVVGCAWAGVLAAGVFRSTTGGLAAVLAVPVVVVPLVHEVMRGPALRLAAGFPVRMREVLLLQWPLGGERYLLGMARVLAQPVGGALVLSLSALLCAYVVTALRTRFR from the coding sequence TTGCTGCAGGTGATCCAAGCCTTCGGACTGACCAGCAATTCCCGCAAGGCGAACCGGCCCGCCGTCGACGACGTCTCGTTCGAAGCGCACGCGGGCCATGTCACCGTGCTCCTCGGAGGCGCCGGCGCAGGTAAGACGACGGTGCTCAGACTGATGCTCGAACTTCAACAGGGGCGCGGCATCACCTACTTCAGAGGGCGGCCTCTGCACCGGATCGCCCATCCGTCGCGCGAGGTCGGCGTACTCCTCGGCGACGTGCCCGGACATCCGGCCCGCCCGGTCCGCGGCCATCTGCGCATGTTGTGCGCGGCCTCGGGAGTTTCCGTGCGTCGGGCCGACGAGGTCCTCGAGGCGGTCGGCCTCGTCAGCCTCCGCGAGGAGCGCCTCGGCACGCTCTCGCGTGGAATGGACCGCAGACTCGGCCTGGCCTGCGCCCTGCTGTCCGACCCGCACACACTCGTCCTCGACGAACCCTGCGACGGCCTTTCCGCCCGCGAGGCGCAATGGCTCCACGGCGCGCTGCGGGCCCACGCCGACCAGGGCGGCACGGTGCTCTGCACCACCGCCGACCCCAAGGAGGCCGCACGCATCGCCGACCGGGTGGTCACCCTCGACCGCGGCAGACTCGTGGCCGACCAGGAGGGGCGGGACTTCGCGCGTACCCGGCTGCGCCCGCGGGTGGCCGTCCGCAGCCCGCACGCGGCGCGCCTGGCGGCCCTGCTCACCAAAGAGGCCCGCACCGCGCGCCGCTCCGTCGAGGTCGTACGGGAGGGCGGCAACCGCCTCTCGGTGTACGGCTCCACCACCGCCGACGTCGGCGAGACCGCCTTCCGCAACGGCATCCTCGTCCACCAACTCGCGGACGAGACCGGCGACATGGGACCAGGAGCCGACACCGTACCCGATGGCATCTCACCGAGGGCCACAAGCGCAGAGCCACAGTACGGGCCACCGACGGAACGCGACCGTTCCACGCCCAGCTCGTCACCAACGGAGCCGGAGACGGCCGTACGCGACTTGCCGGCGGCTGAGCCCGAGGCGACGGCGCGTGGTCTGCCGGTGGGGGAGCGGAGGGTGGCGGCGCATCGTCTGCCGGTGAGCGGGCCGGAGGTGGCGGTCCGTGGTCCCTCGGCAGTGGAGTCGGAGACGGCCGTACGCGACTTGCTGGCGGCGCAGCGCGAGGCGATGGCGCGTGGTCACTCGGCGGCGGAGTCGGGGATGGCGGTGCGCGGTCTGTCGGCGATGGAGTCAGGGGCGACGGTGGGCGGCGTGCCGCCGGCGGAGCCCCGGCCGGACGTGCGCGGCCTGCCCGCAGTGGAGCCAGGTGCCGCAGGGCTTGCCGCGGCGGCGCAAGCGGTGACTGGCGCCTCGGCGCTCCGCTCGACCGTGGCGGATGCCGACGCGTCCGCACCCGACTCGCCTCCGTCGGAGCGGGCCCTTGCGGCGTCCGGCCGGCCTTCAGGAGAGCCGGGCGGCACGGCGTCAACTCCCTCGGCCACAGAACGTCGCGCCATGCCGTTCGGCTTCTCGGCGGAGGACCGCAAGAGCGCCGTAGGGGACGCCTCGGCGGCCCAGCGGGCCGCGTGCAGCGCGCCCTCGGACGAAGAACCGCCGACGGGAGAATCGCCGGCAGGGGGGCGGCCGCAGGCCGCCGACGGCGACAAGCCGTCACTCCGGGAGGCGCCCAATCCCCGGCCGGAGGCCGAGCACCCGGACGGTACCCCTCGCGTACCGTCCGAAGGCGCGTCAAGGGCCGACGCGGCTCCAGATGCCGACAGGGCGGCGCACGGCGGCGACAACCCCGACCGCGGGGATGCGCCCGGCGAAGGCACCGAAGCGGTTCCCGCCGGGATGTTCGCGGGAACCGCAAGAACCTCAGCAGGAGCCGACGGCGCCGGGACCGCCGAGGCGACGACTCCCGCGAACGCCGAGCACGATGCGGTCCGGCCCGCCAAAGAATCGCAGACCAGCGACACGAACACCCCAGCCACCGGCATCTCCGCCCTCCGCGCCCGCCTCCCCGGCGCCAGGAACCCCCGCACCCGTCAACCGCAGACCACCGGCGCCGCTCGCCCCGACGGCATCCGCTCCCTCGACGCCCTGTCCCCCCTCCCGCCCCCCATCTCCGTCCGCCCCGCCCCCAGCCCCCTCCGCCCCCTGCGCTACGAGATCCGGCGCGCCACCGGGATCGGCGTCGGCTTCCTCACCTGCGGTGCCGTACTGGTGCTGTCCGCGCTCACCGCCGTACTGCTCGCCCGGCTCGGGCACACCCCACAGGAGCGACTGTTCGCCGCGTGGCCGCGGGAGCTGCCGCTGCCGCCCGCGGCGCTCGCCGCGGGACTGCTCGGTGCGCTGGCCTTCGGGGACGAGTTCCGCCACCCTGCCCTCGCGGTGGACCGCGGCACCGTGCCCCGCCGGCTGGGGCTGCTCACCGCGAAACTGCTCGTCTCCGGAGCCACCGCGGTGCTGCTCGCCTTCGCCACCATGGGCTGCGACGCCGAAGTGCTCTACGTCGTCTACGGACGGGATCTGACACAAGTTCCCGCGGACTGGCTTTCGATGAGCGTGAGTTGGTTCGGTCTCGTCGTCGGCTGTGCCTGGGCCGGTGTGCTGGCGGCCGGTGTGTTCCGGTCCACCACGGGCGGCTTGGCCGCCGTACTCGCCGTACCCGTCGTCGTCGTGCCCCTCGTACACGAGGTGATGCGGGGGCCCGCGCTGCGCCTGGCCGCCGGATTCCCGGTGCGGATGCGGGAGGTGCTCCTGCTGCAGTGGCCCCTCGGAGGCGAGCGCTACCTGCTCGGGATGGCGCGGGTACTCGCCCAACCCGTGGGCGGCGCACTGGTGTTGTCCCTGTCGGCGCTGCTGTGCGCGTACGTCGTCACGGCGCTGCGCACCCGGTTCCGGTGA
- a CDS encoding FadR/GntR family transcriptional regulator has protein sequence MSTLAHTMMTAARSTDSGLAGPGELDRFPYAEPQVADRVGAPSWEGADPDLGRVGRRAAGSRGRGLHGQLVQQLGQMIVSGDLGADRPLVPEEIGQRFEVSRTVVRESLRVLEAKGLVSARPNVGTRVRPVSDWNLLDPDIIEWRAFGPQRDDQRRELSELRWTIEPLAARLAAGHGREEVQQRLCDMVEIMSHAMAQGDALTYSRADGEFHALLIQTAGNRMLEHLSGIVSAALQVSGGPVTGCDRANETSLAQHARIVDALGTGDGTAAEAAMRQLLTVHPEVERVVPAPREH, from the coding sequence GTGAGTACCCTTGCGCACACCATGATGACCGCCGCCCGCTCCACCGACTCCGGTCTGGCCGGCCCGGGCGAACTCGACCGCTTCCCCTACGCGGAGCCCCAGGTGGCCGATCGCGTCGGAGCGCCCTCCTGGGAAGGTGCGGACCCCGACCTGGGCCGCGTCGGCCGGCGCGCCGCGGGCAGCCGTGGCCGTGGACTGCACGGCCAACTCGTTCAGCAGCTGGGACAGATGATCGTCTCCGGCGACCTGGGCGCGGACCGTCCGCTGGTGCCCGAGGAGATCGGCCAGCGCTTCGAGGTCTCCCGCACCGTCGTCCGCGAGTCCCTCCGCGTCCTCGAGGCCAAAGGCCTCGTCAGCGCCCGCCCGAACGTCGGCACGCGCGTGCGTCCCGTCAGCGATTGGAACCTGCTCGATCCCGACATCATCGAGTGGCGGGCCTTCGGGCCCCAGCGCGACGACCAGCGCCGCGAGCTGAGCGAGCTGCGCTGGACGATCGAGCCGCTCGCCGCCCGCCTCGCCGCCGGGCACGGACGCGAGGAGGTGCAGCAGCGCCTCTGCGACATGGTCGAGATCATGAGCCACGCCATGGCGCAGGGCGACGCCCTGACGTACTCGCGCGCCGACGGCGAGTTCCACGCACTGCTCATCCAGACCGCCGGCAACCGCATGCTGGAGCACCTCTCCGGGATCGTCTCGGCGGCCCTCCAGGTCTCCGGCGGCCCCGTCACGGGCTGTGACCGGGCGAACGAGACGTCGCTCGCGCAGCACGCGCGGATCGTCGACGCGCTCGGCACCGGCGACGGCACGGCGGCCGAGGCGGCCATGCGCCAACTGCTCACGGTCCACCCCGAGGTCGAGCGCGTGGTGCCCGCCCCGCGCGAGCACTGA
- a CDS encoding RNA polymerase sigma factor translates to MSASTSRTLPPEIAESVSVMALIERGKAEGQIAGDDVRRAFEADQIPATQWKNVLRSLNQILEEEGVTLMVSAAEPKRTRKSVAAKSPAKRTATKTVAAKTVTTRKATATTAAPVAPAAPVAADSAEEAASAKKAAAKKTTAKKAAAAKKTVAKKTAAKKTTAKKDDVELLEDEVLEDTKVAEEPEGAESAGFVLSDEDEDDAPAQQVAAAGATADPVKDYLKQIGKVPLLNAEQEVELAKRIEAGLFAEDKLANADKLAPKLKRELEIIAEDGRRAKNHLLEANLRLVVSLAKRYTGRGMLFLDLIQEGNLGLIRAVEKFDYTKGYKFSTYATWWIRQAITRAMADQARTIRIPVHMVEVINKLARVQRQMLQDLGREPTPEELAKELDMTPEKVIEVQKYGREPISLHTPLGEDGDSEFGDLIEDSEAVVPADAVSFTLLQEQLHSVLDTLSEREAGVVSMRFGLTDGQPKTLDEIGKVYGVTRERIRQIESKTMSKLRHPSRSQVLRDYLD, encoded by the coding sequence GTGTCGGCCAGCACATCCCGTACGCTCCCGCCGGAGATCGCCGAGTCCGTCTCTGTCATGGCGCTCATTGAGCGGGGAAAGGCTGAGGGGCAGATCGCCGGCGACGATGTGCGTCGGGCCTTCGAAGCTGACCAGATTCCGGCCACTCAGTGGAAGAACGTACTGCGCAGCCTCAACCAGATCCTTGAGGAAGAGGGTGTGACGCTGATGGTCAGTGCCGCAGAGCCCAAGCGCACCCGCAAGAGCGTCGCAGCGAAGAGTCCGGCCAAGCGCACCGCCACCAAGACGGTCGCGGCGAAGACGGTGACGACCCGGAAGGCCACCGCCACCACGGCCGCCCCCGTGGCGCCCGCTGCTCCGGTCGCAGCCGATTCCGCCGAGGAAGCCGCATCCGCCAAGAAGGCCGCGGCCAAGAAGACGACCGCCAAGAAGGCGGCGGCCGCCAAGAAGACCGTCGCGAAGAAGACGGCCGCCAAGAAGACCACGGCCAAGAAGGACGACGTCGAGCTTCTCGAGGACGAGGTGCTCGAGGACACCAAGGTCGCCGAGGAGCCCGAGGGCGCCGAGAGCGCGGGCTTCGTCCTCTCCGACGAGGACGAGGACGACGCGCCCGCGCAGCAGGTCGCCGCGGCCGGCGCCACCGCCGACCCGGTCAAGGACTACCTGAAGCAGATCGGCAAGGTCCCCCTGCTCAACGCCGAGCAGGAGGTCGAGCTGGCCAAGCGTATCGAGGCGGGTCTGTTCGCCGAGGACAAGCTGGCCAACGCCGACAAGCTGGCGCCGAAGCTGAAGCGCGAGCTGGAGATCATCGCCGAGGACGGCCGCCGCGCCAAGAACCACCTCCTGGAGGCCAACCTCCGTCTGGTGGTCTCCCTGGCCAAGCGCTACACCGGCCGCGGCATGCTCTTCCTGGACCTCATCCAGGAGGGCAACCTCGGTCTGATCCGCGCGGTCGAGAAGTTCGACTACACCAAGGGCTACAAGTTCTCCACGTACGCCACCTGGTGGATCCGTCAGGCGATCACCCGCGCCATGGCCGACCAGGCCCGCACCATCCGTATCCCGGTGCACATGGTCGAGGTCATCAACAAGCTCGCGCGCGTGCAGCGCCAGATGCTCCAGGACCTGGGCCGCGAGCCCACCCCGGAGGAGCTGGCCAAGGAACTCGACATGACCCCGGAGAAGGTCATCGAGGTCCAGAAGTACGGCCGCGAGCCCATCTCGCTGCACACCCCGCTGGGCGAGGACGGCGACAGCGAGTTCGGCGACCTCATCGAGGACTCCGAGGCGGTCGTCCCCGCCGACGCCGTCAGCTTCACGCTTCTGCAGGAGCAGCTGCACTCGGTTCTGGACACCCTGTCCGAGCGCGAGGCCGGTGTCGTCTCCATGCGGTTCGGTCTCACCGACGGTCAGCCGAAGACCCTCGACGAGATCGGCAAGGTGTACGGCGTGACGCGTGAGCGCATCCGCCAGATCGAGTCCAAGACGATGTCGAAGCTGCGCCACCCGTCGCGTTCTCAGGTGCTGCGCGACTACCTCGACTAG